From Triticum aestivum cultivar Chinese Spring chromosome 4A, IWGSC CS RefSeq v2.1, whole genome shotgun sequence, a single genomic window includes:
- the LOC123083465 gene encoding uncharacterized protein isoform X2 produces MAPPATSMADIPDVMLEEIFLRLTAAEDLARASTTCPSFRRVIADHAFLRRYRALHPPPLIGLLQDTFSPAQPPHPSAVAARAFLGFDFSCSSLLPSTPGHTWRPVDFFDGRALLAGPADKEDRQFWVRDLAVCDPIHHRYVLLPAVPDDLKALAPQLDLLNLEAFLAPGQNEDPLSFRVMCVAQCTTKLLILVFYSSLGGQGQWHAHTFDQWSGQATSASDGSFIHSHGGLSNRQFVHGCFYWHLHFRNELLVLDVRAMELSAIDLPPERGTNSFVLVEPAEGMLGMLTEGYGEDNDSDPFWLTYSILRNNQWHFNKVIQLPVNDAALVGVAGGYLLLEALYTTTAQEALKFGCFSVDVKTLQVEFFAELICSTICWFPTIIVCTNYLKRNTLQEVS; encoded by the coding sequence ATGGCACCGCCGGCGACGTCCATGGCCGATATACCGGATGTGATGCTCGAGGAAATCTTCCTCCGCCTCACCGCTGCCGAAGACCTCGCCCGCGCCTCCACCACCTGCCCCTCCTTCCGCCGTGTCATCGCCGACCACGCCTTCCTGCGCCGGTACCGCGCTCTCCACCCGCCGCCTCTCATCGGCCTGCTCCAAGACACCTtcagcccagcccagccaccgcacCCCTCGGCCGTCGCCGCTCGCGCCTTCCTTGGCTTCGACTTCTCCTGCTCATCCCTCCTCCCATCCACCCCCGGCCATACCTGGCGTCCAGTTGATTTCTTTGACGGACGCGCCCTCCTCGCCGGCCCCGCGGACAAAGAAGACCGCCAATTTTGGGTCAGGGACCTCGCTGTGTGCGACCCCATTCACCACCGCTATGTCCTGCTGCCCGCCGTTCCAGACGACCTGAAAGCGCTGGCACCTCAGCTGGACCTCCTCAATCTGGAGGCCTTCCTTGCTCCTGGCCAGAATGAGGACCCTTTATCATTCAGGGTGATGTGCGTGGCGCAATGCACAACCAAACTGCTCATTCTTGTCTTCTACTCCTCTTTGGGTGGACAAGGACAGTGGCATGCTCATACATTTGATCAATGGAGTGGTCAGGCTACATCTGCTTCCGATGGTTCATTTATCCACTCTCATGGTGGGTTGTCCAATCGTCAATTCGTCCACGGATGCTTCTATTGGCATTTGCATTTTCGGAACGAGTTGCTTGTGCTGGACGTGCGTGCAATGGAGTTGTCCGCCATCGACCTCCCACCTGAACGAGGGACTAACAGTTTTGTCCTTGTTGAGCCAGCAGAAGGGATGCTCGGAATGCTCACTGAAGGCTATGGCGAGGACAACGATAGTGACCCATTTTGGCTCACGTATTCCATTCTGAGAAATAACCAATGGCACTTTAACAAGGTCATCCAATTGCCAGTAAACGATGCTGCTCTTGTTGGTGTAGCCGGGGGATACCTGCTCCTAGAAGCGTTGTACACCACAACTGCACAAGAGGCGCTGAAATTTGGATGCTTTTCCGTGGACGTCAAGACATTGCAGGTCGAGTTTTTCGCTGAGCTTATATGCTCGACTATATGCTGGTTTCCCACCATCATTGTGTGCACCAACTATTTGAAGCG
- the LOC123083465 gene encoding uncharacterized protein isoform X1 yields MAPPATSMADIPDVMLEEIFLRLTAAEDLARASTTCPSFRRVIADHAFLRRYRALHPPPLIGLLQDTFSPAQPPHPSAVAARAFLGFDFSCSSLLPSTPGHTWRPVDFFDGRALLAGPADKEDRQFWVRDLAVCDPIHHRYVLLPAVPDDLKALAPQLDLLNLEAFLAPGQNEDPLSFRVMCVAQCTTKLLILVFYSSLGGQGQWHAHTFDQWSGQATSASDGSFIHSHGGLSNRQFVHGCFYWHLHFRNELLVLDVRAMELSAIDLPPERGTNSFVLVEPAEGMLGMLTEGYGEDNDSDPFWLTYSILRNNQWHFNKVIQLPVNDAALVGVAGGYLLLEALYTTTAQEALKFGCFSVDVKTLQVEFFAELICSTICWFPTIIVCTNYLKRARSRHSLKILMWAMDQANSSVRVTTQRWAAFISFDTTPLALAMRAWTLRFHETVLALLAPASALAPICDPGRAGGDSHASDGAPDRSTSAFHPTGTTPSNSDPPPLGATHGK; encoded by the exons ATGGCACCGCCGGCGACGTCCATGGCCGATATACCGGATGTGATGCTCGAGGAAATCTTCCTCCGCCTCACCGCTGCCGAAGACCTCGCCCGCGCCTCCACCACCTGCCCCTCCTTCCGCCGTGTCATCGCCGACCACGCCTTCCTGCGCCGGTACCGCGCTCTCCACCCGCCGCCTCTCATCGGCCTGCTCCAAGACACCTtcagcccagcccagccaccgcacCCCTCGGCCGTCGCCGCTCGCGCCTTCCTTGGCTTCGACTTCTCCTGCTCATCCCTCCTCCCATCCACCCCCGGCCATACCTGGCGTCCAGTTGATTTCTTTGACGGACGCGCCCTCCTCGCCGGCCCCGCGGACAAAGAAGACCGCCAATTTTGGGTCAGGGACCTCGCTGTGTGCGACCCCATTCACCACCGCTATGTCCTGCTGCCCGCCGTTCCAGACGACCTGAAAGCGCTGGCACCTCAGCTGGACCTCCTCAATCTGGAGGCCTTCCTTGCTCCTGGCCAGAATGAGGACCCTTTATCATTCAGGGTGATGTGCGTGGCGCAATGCACAACCAAACTGCTCATTCTTGTCTTCTACTCCTCTTTGGGTGGACAAGGACAGTGGCATGCTCATACATTTGATCAATGGAGTGGTCAGGCTACATCTGCTTCCGATGGTTCATTTATCCACTCTCATGGTGGGTTGTCCAATCGTCAATTCGTCCACGGATGCTTCTATTGGCATTTGCATTTTCGGAACGAGTTGCTTGTGCTGGACGTGCGTGCAATGGAGTTGTCCGCCATCGACCTCCCACCTGAACGAGGGACTAACAGTTTTGTCCTTGTTGAGCCAGCAGAAGGGATGCTCGGAATGCTCACTGAAGGCTATGGCGAGGACAACGATAGTGACCCATTTTGGCTCACGTATTCCATTCTGAGAAATAACCAATGGCACTTTAACAAGGTCATCCAATTGCCAGTAAACGATGCTGCTCTTGTTGGTGTAGCCGGGGGATACCTGCTCCTAGAAGCGTTGTACACCACAACTGCACAAGAGGCGCTGAAATTTGGATGCTTTTCCGTGGACGTCAAGACATTGCAGGTCGAGTTTTTCGCTGAGCTTATATGCTCGACTATATGCTGGTTTCCCACCATCATTGTGTGCACCAACTATTTGAAGCG GGCGAGGAGCAGACACTCACTGAAGATCCTCATGTGGGCGATGGATCAGGCCAATTCGTCGGTGAGGGTGACGACGCAGAGGTGGGCGGCGTTCATCTCGTTCGACACCACTCCATTGGCTCTGGCTATGCGGGCATGGACACTCCGATTCCACGAGACGGTGCTAGCCCTTCTAGCGCCGGCGTCGGCTCTGGCCCCGATTTGTGATCCAGGACGGGCTGGTGGTGACTCGCATGCCAGCGATGGTGCCCCAGACCGCTCCACCTCGGCGTTCCACCCAACTGGCACCACCCCCAGCAACTCCGACCCCCCGCCACTCGGCGCAACTCATGGGAAATGA